The genomic segment CATCCATAATAAATCTGATCATTCCGATAATTTACCCTTAAGAATTTACTTTCACTTACATGCCCTATATAAACATAGGGAATACTGATCCCTTCTTCAACCCGATAACCAGAAAGATGAAAAGTAATTCGGGGATTATTCCCTATTTCTTTAAAATATTTTATTAGTGCTTCAGGAATCTCTGTCACATCTGTATTGGATGAAATTCTTTCTTCAAATGTATTGATAAATCCAGCAAGAGGAATATTGTTAATAGCTGCTTCTCCACATAAAGAAAGTCCAAAACGTTCATTAATAAGATATAATTTTTGATTAGTATCACTGGCAATAAATGATTGAAATAAGGAAGTTCCATCAGGTAATTTTTTTTGAAAGTTCATAGTAAGACGGCTATCTGCCGCCATAACTATTCCTTCGGGAACATAAAGAGTAACAATAAAAGACATATTCTATTCCTCCCAATAATGATTTTTTTTTGAAAGATTTAAATGTCTAGCTATAACATTATAAATAAAATTGTAAACAATCAACTTAATATAATAAAAAAAACGGGACTGCCACTTGTTTTCGTCTGGAAATTAACTGCCAGATCAATCGGTGTTTTTTTAAAAACCTTTTCTAAATATTGAGGTGATAGTAGAAATTAAATTTATGCTATAATAAACAATATACAAAAAAATAGAAGGAGGATGGAACTATGAGTAAAAAAGCCGTATTTTTAGATCGAGACGGCGTAATCAATGATAATTCCAGACATGTAAATAAACCTGAAGATTTAATTCTCTATCCCTGGACAGCATCATCCATACAGCAACTTAAAAAAGCTGGATATCTGGTTTTCATAGTCACCAACCAGGGAGGGATCGAGATGGGTTATTTTACAGAGAAGGATTTAAAAGCTATTCATGATCATTTGGAAACCATCCTGAAAGCAGACAATACCTGTATAGACGGTATTGCCTATTGTCCTCATTTTCACCAACCCTGTGATTGTCGTAAACCAAAACCTGGAATGATTCTTACTTTAGCTAAAAAGCATAGAATTGATTTAAAAGTATCCTGGATGGTGGGGGATCGGGATATAGATATCCAGGCTGGAAAAGCTGCTGGATGCCGAACCATCAAATTAGGTAAACAGGACCCCAATGCTGATTATTGCTGTAAAAACCTTAGACAGGCAGTAGATTACATACTGAGACAGACCTGATCAGCATTTGAAACCAGATATATCCATATAATTCTCCATTTAGCAGAGATCTTCCTTTTAAATACTTGACAAATATTAAAATTGAATAAAAACACTGGCTTTTATAATTTATCAAAGAATAAACCTCCTCTTAAAAAGAGGAGGTTAAAAAATTTTAACTTTTACCGGGTATTATCTACTACAATTTTACCATGCTTTATAACATATAAGAGACCATCCAGATTGTTTATATCTTCTAAAGGATTATCCTCTAAAACGATCAAATCAGCTTTTTTACCAGGAGTAATTGTACCATAATTATCAGAAATACCTAGACATTCAGCACCATTGATCGTAGCAGCCTGAATTGCCTGTAACGGCGTCAAACCTTCCTGAACCATAAGCTTTAATTCAAAACGTAAGTCACCATGTGGGTTAAATGGAGTTCCGGCATCCGTCCCTGCAGCAATTTTAGCTCCCTTTTCTACTGCTATGCGAAATGCATTAAAGTGAGCTTTTACAAGTTTTTCCATTTTATCTATCATCCATTGAGGGAATCCTTCCATTACATCATAATACATTCTATATGGAGGAGTTAATGTAGGTACATACCAAACTCCCTTTTCTACCATCAAATCAATAGCTTCTTCTTCAAAAAGAATCCCGTGCTCAATAGAATGTGCACCAGCATTAATGGCATCAATAGCTGCTTTTGTGCCACCAATATGTACAGCAACCTTTCGACCAAATTTTGCTGCTTCTTCAACTACTACTCTAAACTCCTCTTCTGTGTACTGAGGTGTACCAGTTTCAATGCCATCTTCCATACAACCTACTGTACCTATAATCTTAATAAAATCAACATTATGGGCTATTTGCTCCCGAACAGCTTTTCTTAATTCAAGTTCACCTTCAGCCTGGCGACCACCTTCATAGCCATGTCCTCCTGTTGTAGTTATAAACTCCCCACAACAAATAATGTTGGGACCAATAAAAATTCCTTCATTGACTGCCTTGCGAATCCTGGTCATAATTTGCTTCAAGCTACCAACATCACGAATAGTAGTAATACCATCTTTAAGATAATCTTTCAGCCGCTTAGCAGTTTTGATTACCACACCCACCTCATCAAAATCATACATTGTAGGATCACCAGTAAAAGTAGTGTGAACATGAGCATCAATTAATCCAGGCAACACAACTTTACCATCTAAATTAATTGACTCACAATTTTCAGGTACAGAATGGGTAATCTCTTTGATTTCATCTCCTTCAATAACTAAATTTATAGGTTCAGTTAATTCCCATTTCTCCGAATCCAACACCCTACAATTCCTGAGTACTAACATTTTATTACCTCCTTGCAATTAGTTTTATTAACTATTTCGATGCTAATTTATAAACTCCTTCATATTTTTTCAAAATATATATTATTTAGTTAAAAGAAAAAATTATATAATTTTTAAATATTATACTTGTTATTTAATAAAAATTTAATATTTAAATTTTTAAAGAATAAAATATCCTTCAGACACTCTACTGTGGTCTGTAATCTTTTTAATCATAGTAGAACTATTTATAATATTTATAATATTATAGAAACTTATTATACGAATCCCCTACCTTTCTACCGCATCTTTTACATCTCAATTGATCTTCTTAAAATTTCCAATTATGATTTTACTACAAAAAACTAGTTTTTCGCTTGAAAAGAAATTTTTTAAACCATCTAAAGTTCGATTTTAGTTAAAATAAGGCACACTAATCAGACCCTTGATTGGCTCATCACCTTCTCATATGAGGCCTTATTTCTCCTTCAATCTCATTAAGAAGGTTAAACGAAAAATTTCTATATCACTCAAAATTAGCTTTTACAGTTTAATAATATATTTATAAACAAATGTTGTTTTCAACCTGTAAAAAATATAATTTCCTAAATACTAAAAAAAGAGGCTGTTGATGTATGACTTGTCAACAGCCTCAAAGTACTATAAAATTTAAATCTGTTTCCTATATACTCTAAAGAGAGAGTAATCTTCAAAACCTAAACCTCTAAAAAGCCCTAATGACTTCACATTATCCTCTACAATCCAGGATACACTAACTTCTGTAAAA from the Anoxybacter fermentans genome contains:
- a CDS encoding metal-dependent hydrolase family protein — protein: MLVLRNCRVLDSEKWELTEPINLVIEGDEIKEITHSVPENCESINLDGKVVLPGLIDAHVHTTFTGDPTMYDFDEVGVVIKTAKRLKDYLKDGITTIRDVGSLKQIMTRIRKAVNEGIFIGPNIICCGEFITTTGGHGYEGGRQAEGELELRKAVREQIAHNVDFIKIIGTVGCMEDGIETGTPQYTEEEFRVVVEEAAKFGRKVAVHIGGTKAAIDAINAGAHSIEHGILFEEEAIDLMVEKGVWYVPTLTPPYRMYYDVMEGFPQWMIDKMEKLVKAHFNAFRIAVEKGAKIAAGTDAGTPFNPHGDLRFELKLMVQEGLTPLQAIQAATINGAECLGISDNYGTITPGKKADLIVLEDNPLEDINNLDGLLYVIKHGKIVVDNTR
- a CDS encoding D-glycero-alpha-D-manno-heptose-1,7-bisphosphate 7-phosphatase gives rise to the protein MSKKAVFLDRDGVINDNSRHVNKPEDLILYPWTASSIQQLKKAGYLVFIVTNQGGIEMGYFTEKDLKAIHDHLETILKADNTCIDGIAYCPHFHQPCDCRKPKPGMILTLAKKHRIDLKVSWMVGDRDIDIQAGKAAGCRTIKLGKQDPNADYCCKNLRQAVDYILRQT